The Gopherus flavomarginatus isolate rGopFla2 chromosome 16, rGopFla2.mat.asm, whole genome shotgun sequence genomic sequence agccaggCAGGAGATCCACCCCCCCAAGGGCGTCCCGGGGCAGACTGACCTTAAGCGCCTGGTTGAAGTTCTCCACCATGCTGATCCACTGGCCTGTCTGCTTGGCGAACTGGGCAGCTTGGATCTGCAGCGTCTTCACCTCATGGTCCAGCTTCCTCTGGTTCACGTAGGCCTGGGCCaccctgggcagggcaggagggtgaTCAGCCAGCCCCCGGCCAGCCGCCCTCTCGGGGACATGCCCCCTGCATCTCCGTGTCGCCCCCTTCAGCGCCAGGAGccaggggcccgggccggggCAGGCCCCGGGGGAGCACGCCCCGGAGTGGGGGCGGAGACAAGCGCTGGGAGTCTCTGGCTGGGGAAGTTCCCAAGCCAGAGCAGCTCAGCGGCTCAGCAGCATCTGGGACCCATTACCAGGCCCTGGGAGCATCTGGTTCTCATCAGGCCGGGCTGCACGTGGGGctcctggaggggggagggatctGGCCCGACAGCAGGAGGGGGTGTGCCAGGCACTGAGATCCGGGGCGTGGGCCATGGGGCACGGGCCTGAGGAAGgcatgggggctgggctgggccaggccagctTCCTTGCACATGGTATGGGCGGCGGGGCAGGCACCCTCACAGCCTGGCAGGGTGCCGGCGCCGGCCCATTGCCAGGCAGGGAATGCAGGCACAggagagggacccaggggtcctGCCTCCTAGCCGCCCTCCTCCAGCCACTAGCcccactgcctctgcagctcccagcccctccccaggggTGCTTCGGCCTCTCTGCTGGGACCACCACCAGGGGACGTCATCGAGAACAGGGCTGAGACCCAGCATGTTCGTTTCGCGCCAGAGACGGAGATTCCCTTCCCCAGGGGCTGCCAGCGGGGGCTGCGTGCCCGTCATGGGCACAGCGGCTGGCGTGCCCGACCCAGCTCAGCTGGGTTATTTCCCCAGGGGCTAAGAACAGAGCTGGCTCGGCCAGGGAGCCGGAACAGACAGAGCCCCCTGCGGAGGAGCCAAGCCCGTGTAGCAGGAGGCTCCCCGGGGCCAGGTAACGCCCAGAGCCCAAGGGGCAGCGGGGCCCCGGCTCCTCAGCCCTGCGCTGCGGCCAGTGAGTCCAGCCCGCCCCGGAAGGTGGCGGGTGCTTGGATAAGGGGCTGCCTGCCTGGCAGCGAAGCAGGAGAGCCCTGCTGCCTCTCGGCGCCCACTGGGGACCTGCAACACGACGCtgcccaaagcctttgcaacccAACCCTTCCAGGCCTTGGCCAGGAGGGAACCAGGGGCCATTTCCCAGCCATGAGCAGCCCTGCGGGAGAGGCCTCGTGACGGATGCCCGTGGAGGGAGCAGCCCCTGGCTGGGCGGGGGCCCGGGGAGGGAGCAGCCAGCTGCCCAGGATCCAGCTGCCTTCCTGACGCAGCGCTCGCTGTCCAACAAGCAGAGCCGCAGCCCAGAACCCGTCCGCAACGTCCCCTCTGCCGAGCCGCTTCCCGCAGCCAGGGGAGCAGGATCTTGGGCAGGGAGCTGTCCCAGTCAGGGGGCGCTGAGGAGTCTTTGCTGGTTACGGTTTTCAGAGGATTACACAGGCTTTACTCACACAGCCCCAGCTAGCACCAAGGGGGGCCAGGCAGAGCCCCGGGCGATAGGCCCCTGAGCCACACACAAGGCAGGACCCGGCCGCTCGCCTGGGCCGCAAACCCTGAGCATGAATTTCAGTGAGAGGTGCAGGATTCGGAGCCCTggagaccacaggccctgcccccagccaaccAGCTTCCCCCTCCGCTGGGGGGAGAGGGCGACTGGACCCCAGTCAGTGATGTGAAGGGGCCACCCCCCAAAAGCACCTCGCTATCCCCACCTGGCTGTGGTCTGAGGCCTGCGAACTCATGACACTCAGGCCACTGAACAGCCGTCAAACAGTAACTACTTGTGGCTGGTGCCCGCCTGGGTGGGCCCAGCCTGGACGAAAGGTTTCGGAGCCCATTAACAGGCTGCGAGGGCAGCGCGCCTCCTGCCGCAACGTGGCTCTCCTGCTAAAAAGAGCAGGGAAGCTGCTGAATCAAGGTGTAGCCGTTCCGTGGCCCCGGGCGCTTTAAGCAGGCAGCCACGCCGGTGCCGGAGCCGGAGCCAGAGCTGGAGTCGGAGCCTCCCTCGCAGCGGGACCATGGGACAGTGGAAGGTGCTGGGCTGCCACTGGCCTCCCCTCTACGTCCGCAGAGCCAGGCTGCCCCCTGTCCCCACAGGGACTAAGCCTAGGGGCCGGGGGCAGTTCAGTCATCATGCTGCTCCCTCTGgaaatcccagcccagccctggggaagccGCGGGGAAACGCCCGTCACCACGTGCCAGGCAGGACCCGCTTTTCCCAACGCTGCTGAGCGGCTCGGCCACTCACCCGACGTTCAGGTGATCCGTCAGGGCCTCGGTCAGGCACGTGGCTGCAGCAATGGCCTCTCGCCGTCTCCGCTCTGCAAGGGAAAGGCCCGAGTTTGTACCGGGGAGGAGCAAAGCGACTGCCCCTTTACAGACGTTGCCCCGCCAGCACTGATCCCAGCGGCGCGGCCGTGCAGACCAGCTTGTGCAATGGCAGGGGGTCCTGGAGACAAGCACGAGCACGGTTGATCTCCGTGAGCGGCTGTGACACGTCCCCCACCCCAGGCGTTCAGCAGAACCAGGGGGCTCTGGGACGTCCTTGGAGGTGTCTGCGTGGCCTGGGAAATGCTGTCAAAGCTCAGGCAATGATGAGGTATTTATACAGCGCTAGAGGGCAGGATCTGGCATTAGTCCGGGGGAGGgatgggatccaggactcctaggttctacccctggctctgggaggccaGCAGAGTCTAGGGGTTACAGCAGCTGGCCAGGagcagtgtaacccacacacctcctggctgTGCTGTTCTGCACTGACGCCACGAGAGAGCAAACgggagtctgctctacagcccgAGCTAACAGCCAGCTGCCTTTTAGATCATGCACCAAGCTCCAGAGGGCCCAGGTTCGATTCAACCTGCTGCCGACCAGCGGCTGTTGGCGTTACACCAGGACTCCTTGGAgtcactacaggctggggaccgactggctaagcggcagttctgcagaaaaggcccCGGGGGTTACAGTggccgagaagctggatatgagtcagcagtggccaagaaggccaacggcatattgggctgcatcagTAGGAGcgctgccagcagatggagggacgtgattattcccctctatatggcactggtgaggccacatctgaagtatggtgtccagttttggtcccctcactagagatgtggacaaatagagagtccagtggagggcaacaaaaatgctcaggggctggggcacacgagttacgaggaaaggctgagggaactgggattgtttagtctgcagaagagaattgTGAGGGGGGATTCGATAGCTGCTTTGAACTACCcgaagggggttccagagaggttggagctcggctgttctcggggggcagtgacagaaccagaCGTGATGGTCTGGGATGCAGTGCGGCAGGTCTcgggggcagtgacagaaccaggcgcgatggtctcaggttgcagtggggcaggtctcgggggcagtgacagaaccaggcacgatggtctcaggttgcagtggggcaggtctcggggggcagtgacagaaccaggcgcGATGGTCTGGGTTGCAGTGGGCAGGTCTCggggggcagtgacagaaccaggcgTGATGGTCtgggctgcagtggggcaggtctcggggggcagtgacagaaccaggcgcGATGGTGTGGGTTGCAGTGGGCAGGTCTCggggggcagtgacagaaccaggagcGATGGTCtgggctgcagtggggcaggtctcaggggcagtgacagaaccaggcgcGATGGTgtgggttgcagtggggcaggtctcgggggcagtgacagaaccaggcgcgatggtctcaggttgcagtggggcaggtctcggggggcAGTGACAGAACAAGGCGCGATGGTctgggttgcagtggggcaggtctcgggggcagtgacagaaccaggcgcGATGGTctgggttgcagtggggcaggtctcgggggcagtgacagaaccaggcgcGATGGTCTcagctgcagtggggcaggtctaggggggcagtgacagaaccaggcgcGATGGTctgggttgcagtggggcaggtcttgGGGGGCAGTGACGGAACCAGGCGCGATGGTctgggttgcagtggggcagatctcggggggcagtgacagaaccaggcgcGATGGTCtcagttgcagtggggcaggtctcggggggcagtgacagaaccaggcgTGATGGTCtgggctgcagtggggcaggtctcggggggcagtgacagaaccaggcgTGATGGTctgggttgcagtggggcaggtctcgggggacagtgacagaaccaggagcGATGGTCtgggctgcagtggggcaggtctcgggggcagtgacagaaccaggcgcGATGGTgtgggttgcagtggggcaggtctcgggggcagtgacagaaccaggcgcgatggtctcaggttgcagtggggcaggtctcggggggcAGTGACAGAACAAGGCGCGATGGTctgggttgcagtggggcaggtctcgggggcagtgacagaaccaggcgcGATGGTgtgggttgcagtggggcaggtctcgggggcagtgacagaaccaggcgcGATGGTCTcagctgcagtggggcaggtctaggagggcagtgacagaaccaggcgcGATGGTctgggttgcagtggggcaggtctcggggggcagtgacagaaccaggcgcGATGGTctgggttgcagtggggcaggtctcgggggggcagtgacagaaccaggcgcGATGGTctgggttgcagtggggcaggtctcggggggcAGTGACAGAACAAGGCGCGATGGTctgggttgcagtggggcaggtctcgggAGGCAGTGACAGAACAAGGCGCGATGGTgtgggttgcagtggggcaggtcccgggggcagtgacagaaccaggcgTGATGGGctgggttgcagtggggcaggtctcgggggcagtgacagaaccaggcgcGATGGTCTGGGCTGCAGTGCGGCAGGTCTcgggggcagtgacagaaccaggcgcgatggtctcaggttgcagtggggcaggtctcgggggcagtgacagaaccaggcgcGATGGTctgggttgcagtggggcaggtctcggggggcagtgacagaaccaggcgcGATGGTctgggttgcagtggggcaggtctcggggggcagtgacagaaccaggcgcGATGGTctgggttgcagtggggcaggtctcggggggcAGTGACAGAACAAGGCGCGATGGTctgggttgcagtggggcaggtctcggggggcAGTGACAGAACAAGGCGCGATGGTgtgggttgcagtggggcaggtcccgggggcagtgacagaaccaggcgTGATGGGctgggttgcagtggggcaggtctcgggggcagtgacagaaccaggcgcGATGGTCTGGGCTGCAGTGCGGCAGGTCTcgggggcagtgacagaaccaggcgtgatggtctcaggttgcagtggggcaggtctcgggggcagtgacagaaccaggcgcgatggtctcaggttgcagtggggcaggtctcgggggcagtgacagaaccaggcgcGATGGTgtgggttgcagtggggcaggtcccgggggcagtgacagaaccaggcgTGATGGGctgggttgcagtggggcaggtctcgggggCAGTGACAGAACAAGGCGCGATGGTCTGGGCTGCAGTGCGGCAGGTCTcgggggcagtgacagaaccaggcgcGATGGTctgggttgcagtggggcaggtctcgggggcagtgacagaaccaggcgcgatggtctcaggttgcagtggggcaggtctcggggggcagtgacagaaccaggcgcGATGGTctgggttgcagtggggcaggtctcggggggcagtgacagaaccaggcgcgatagtctcaggttgcagtggggcaggtctcggggggcAGTGTCAGAACCAGGCGCGATGGTctgggttgcagtggggcaggtctcgggggcagtgacagaaccaggcgcgatggtctcaggttgcagtggggcaggtctcggggggcagtgacagaaccaggcgcGATGGTctgggttgcagtggggcaggtctcggggggcagtgacagaaccaggcgcgatggtctcaggttgcagtggggcaggtctcggggggcAGTGACAGAACAAGGCGcgatggtctcaggttgcagtggggcaggtctcggggggcAGTGACAGAATAAGGCGCGATGGTctgggttgcagtggggcaggtctcggggggcAGTGACAGAACAAGGCGCGATGGTctgggttgcagtggggcaggtctcggggggcAGTGTCAGAACCAGGCGCGATGGTCTCAGCTGCAGTGCGGCAGGTTTCggggggcagtgacagaaccaggcgcgatggtctcaggttgcagtggggcaggtctcggggggcagtgacagaaccaggcgcGATGGTctgggttgcagtggggcaggtctcgggggcagtgacagaaccaggcgcgatagtctcaggttgcagtggggcaggtctcgggggcagtgacagaaccaggcgcGATGGTctgggttgcagtggggcaggtctcgggggcagtgacagaaccaggcgcgatggtctcaggttgcagtggggcaggtctcgggggcagtgacagaaccaggtgcgatggtctcaggttgcagtgcgGCAGGTTTCggggggcagtgacagaaccaggcgTGATGGTctgggttgcagtggggcaggtctcggggggcagtgacagaaccaggcgcGATGGTctgggttgcagtggggcaggtctcggggggcagtgacagaaccaggcgTGATGGTctgggttgcagtgggggaggtctcggggggcagtgacagaaccaggcgcGATGGTctgggttgcagtggggcaggtctcggggggcagtgacagaaccaggcgcgatggtctcaggttgcagtggggcaggtctcgggggcagtgacagaaccaggtgcgatggtctcaggttgcagtggggcaggtctcggggggcagtgacagaaccGGGCGCGATGGTctgggttgcagtggggcaggcccaggctggTATCTGGAGGGCAGTGGAGCCCTGGGATGGGCTCCCGAGGGGGGTGCTGGGGTCTccggcctgccccagccctggctggtgATTGGCGGGGGTGGGACTGGACCCCCGAGATCCCGGCCAGCCCAGGAGCCCAGGCTCCGTcccggcggggtgggggggtcaggaccccGGGCTCCGATTCAAGCTTGGCCACCGCGAGCGGCtcccccgctctgtgcctcagtttccccaccgaACCGGGGGGTGCAAAGGGCTGAGCGACACCAGCGGGGCCACGGCCGCCCTCGCGGGGTGACGTCAGGCTATGACGTCACGAGAAGAGTAGCGGGGCCACCAAGCCCTGGGGCAGGCCGGCCACCCGAAGGGTGATGTCACGTGTGACGTCATCGCGCAGGGCCATGGCGCTCCCGAGGCCCGGCGCGACGCGGACAGGCGGCTCCCGAGTGACGGCCGCGCGGACCAATAGGAACCCGGCCGGGGCAGGTTGCCATGGAGACGCCGGGACCACCCCCCCGGCTCTCACCTTGCTGCTCCCTGCGCTCGCTCTGCCTGGCCTGGTGCTCGCGGAGCAGCCGGGACAGCATCGCCGGGCCGGGTCGCTGCGCGCCGCGCCGCGCGGGGTCATGGGACTGCGCCGCCACGTGACCCcgcggccccgccccccgctagGAGGGCGGGGCCTACGGGGCCAGAGAGCGGGCGTGGTGGGGGGATGTCGccccctggcgggggggggggacaagaGATTGTGTGATGCAGGGGGGCGTGGCGGGGGGGTTGGCTCTGGGGGTGTGATGCAGGGGGGCGTGGCGGGGGGGTTGGCTCTGGGGGGGTGATGCAGGGGGGTTGGCACAGGGGAGTGATGCTGGGGGGCGTGGCAGGGGGTGTTGTGGGGGGGTTGGCTCTGGGGGCACGATGCAAGGGGGTGGTTGGCACGGGATTGTGTGATGCAGGGGGGCATTTGGCATGAGGGGGTGATGCAGTGGGGGGCATTTGGcgggggagatgtgggggggttGGCACAGGGGAGTGATGCTGGGGGGCGTGGCAGAGGGTGATGTTGTGGGGGGGTTGGCTCTGGGGGCACGATGCAAGGGGGTGGTTGGCACGGGATTGTGTGATGCAGGGGGGCATTTGGCATGAGGGGGTGATGCAGTGGGGGGCATTTGGcgggggagatgtgggggggttGGCACAGGGGAGTGATGCTGAGGGGGCGTGGCGGGGGGTGATGTGGTGAGGCGGGCGGGGGAGACGTGGCGGGAGGTGGTTGGCACTGGGGGGGAGACAGTGGGGGGCGCGATGTCGCCACAGTAAGCACTTGCTGAAGAACATCAATGGCTATGTTAAGTCGACACGTAGACCAGACCCCGGAGTCACTGAAGTGTTTCACAGAGTCTGGATGGAGTTTCTGGCTGGGGCCAAAGTGCCCCTCGGTCATTTGGCCTCAAAGAATTCAGTGTAAACACAGCTCATATCAACCTTGGAATGTCCTCAAAGTGTCTCCAGGAGCTCTGATTTCACCCTTCCACACCAGTCTCATGCTGGGGGTGTGACGcctggctagaaagggttaaacatcctgcaaaataaataatccTGGAAAGACCTGTGGGGAGAGAAGGTTTGTGTTCTTGTGTCTTTACATAGGTATGAGTAGGGTCGTCTGTGCTGTACTCTGCTCATTCAGGGGTCCAAAGGAGCTGCTGTCAGTCCCGGTATTCCTCTCTCTTGGAAAGGCACTGTGGATGAgtgaggaacaagcaaatggccttatgttcACCGGTGATGGAGAATGTTCAGGGTAATCTGAATTTTCAGTTTGCTGCAACTGAAGGCTgtggaagtgatttaatcaaggaagtttcagttcctaacagccagacattttctgttgtgaatggatccactgactttccttttgaaagatccagtggggatcacttTGAGAAAGTTTCAGACGAGTAAAAGCTCTTAAGGAAGTGGAACAGCCCTATAACCAAATGGCTGGGTTTGGCTAGGTTGTTGGGGagacaatggtgttgggacaggactGTCTCCATGCTAATTCCTtaagtgagcagtctgtgcttccaggtctgaggagagatttggttactggtgtttcaAAGCAGAACAGTTTGATGGCTGaatgc encodes the following:
- the BLOC1S1 gene encoding biogenesis of lysosome-related organelles complex 1 subunit 1 gives rise to the protein MLSRLLREHQARQSERREQQERRRREAIAAATCLTEALTDHLNVGVAQAYVNQRKLDHEVKTLQIQAAQFAKQTGQWISMVENFNQALKEIGDVENWARSIELDMRTIATALEYVYKGQLQPSSS